The Alicyclobacillus macrosporangiidus CPP55 genome segment CACCTGTGGATGGGTCGATCCGCACCCCACATTGATGTTCACCCCGTCAGGCTGGTCGTTGAGCACGGTGACCTCCGCCCCCAGTTGGCGAAATACCCTCGGGGCGATGCGGCTCGCGGCACCGTTCGCGCAGTCCAGCACCACCTTCAGCCCGTCCATCCGATGGCGGACCGTCCCCGCCAGGAATCGAACGTACTCGTCTTCCGCAGGTTCGTCGTACACCCGCCCGACTCCTGAACCCACCGGACGGGGCAGGTGATCCTCTGCCTCACCGAGCCAACGCTCTATCTCATCTTCCGCTTGATCTAAAAGTTTGAATCCATCCGCCCCAAAGAACTTGATCCCGTTGTCCTCCACCGGATTGTGGGAAGCGGAGATCATCACGCCCGCGTCGGCATTCAGATGGCGCGTGAGATACGCGACGCCGGGCGTACTGATGACGCCCAGGCGCAACACGTCCACGCCCATCGACAGAACCCCGCTGACCAGCGCGGCCTCCAGCATATCGCTCGAGATCCGCGTGTCCTTGCCGATGACGACGCGGCCCCCGGTTCCTTCCTTCGCGAGCACATACGCCCCAATACGCCCCAGTCGGAAGGCCAACTCCGGGGTCAGGTCCCGGTTGGCCACCCCGCGCACCCCATCGGTACCAAACCATTTGCCCAACAGTCCTTCGCTCCCTTCAAGCCCCCATCATTGTGCCACAGGCCAAGGTTTGACGGCAACCGGGGCATGCAGGGAGGGGGGTCAGGGACGGACGGGCTGCAATTGCAATTGGACAGCGGATGGCGCCCAATCCGATACCCGGACCCATTCAGGCACCTCCGCCTTCGGCGTCAAGGTATGGGTCCCTGCCGCCAGCCCGGAAGCGTCCACGTACGCATGGAGACTCGAATCGGCCATCCTGTCCACCACTGTGGCTGGGCCCGTCACCGTCAGGTCGACCGTCGCCGGAGTCACCGCGGACGCTCGCAGTCCAGCCGGAACGTTGGTCACGGTCATCGGAAGCCCGTGGAACGTTCGCTGTGCGCCCTTATCCACCTCCACCGTGACGGTGACCTCGGATGGGTCTGCCGAGCTGGCCCCCGCAGGCAAGGGGATGTGCACCGTCCACGTCTTCGTGCGGGTGAGCCCGCTGACATCGACCGGGACCTGCACGGTGTCGATCCCGATGGCCGCGTCCTCCCCCAACCGCAGCCGAACGTCTGCTGGATTGAGGCGGACACCCGCCACCGCGTACCCGTCCGCCGGGCTGCCTCTGATCTCCGGCACCAGGTGCGCCGTCACCGATTTGGGCCGAATCTGCACGGTCACCGTGCCCGTCGGCGGGTTGACCTCGACGCCGGCCACCGGCGCCCCGGCAGCGGTGACGGGTTTCAGTTCTACCGTACGAGTCACCGCCGCCTTGGCGCCGTCGATGGGGACGGCTGCCTCCAGGTGGTCCACCTGTGCAACGGCCGACTGCGCCCCGGACACCTGCGCCGCCTGCAGGTCAGCAGTCGCTGGGCCGGCCTCGTATCCCGCCGCCGGCTTCCCGGTCGTCGTCACCTGAACATCGACCACCGATACGACCTTGTGGTCCAGGTTCACCGTCACCACGGGCGGATTGATGGAGTATCGGACCGGCGGCATTCCGGTCGCCGCCAAGCGCAGCTCGTGGCGCCCAGCGGACAGACCGCGCGCGTCCGCCACCACGGAGACCCCCAGCATCTGCGCTGTCAAGCTCGACACATTGACCGCGTCCGTGGCGATTTCGACCATGACGGTCGGGTTGTCGATGCTCGTCACCGTCATGTCAGGAGATACCTGAACCCGGACGGGATAGGGAAAGGATTTGACCACCGGTCCCCCGGCCACGCCCCCCGAATTCCCTGGCGCGTTCACCGACAACCACAGAACGCACGCCATCACCAAGGCGATCACGCGGAGAAAGGCGTTGCTGTTCAAAAACCGGTCCACGTCACGACTCCGCCTTTCGGTGCAGGAAGTGCAAGCGGCTGGAGCGCTTAGGAAGGAGGAGGCTGGCGAGCAGCTCGTGCAGGTCCGCCTCCTGCAGTCCGCGCGTCAGGACGCCGTCCACCGCCAAGGATACTTTGCCGGTCTCTTCCGAGACGACCACGGCGATCGCGTCCGTCTGCTCCGTGACGCCGATGGCCGCGCGATGCCGTGTGCCGAGTTCGCGGTTGAGATCCCGGTTGTCCGTCAGAGGCAAAAAGCACCCTGCGGAGACGATGCGGTTGCCCCGGATCACCACCGCGCCGTCGTGCAACGGCGTGTTGGGGATGAACGTGTTGATGAGCAACTCGGAGGATACCAGGCCTTCAATCTGCGTCCCGGTCTCGGCGTACTCGGACAGGCCAGTCTTCCGTTCAATGACCAACAAAGCGCCGATCTTCGTCTTCGAGAGGACCTGAGTCGCCTTGACCACCTCGGCGATGGTCTGTTGCTGCGCGTCCGCGCGATCGGCCGTCAACGAAATCGAAAAAAACCCGCCCCGGCCGAGCTGATCCAAGGCCCGTCGGAGTTCGGGCTGAAACACAATCGGAATCGCGACGACCCCGATGGTGATGATTTTGTTCAGGAGCCAATTGAGCGCTTCCAGGTGAAGCGCCGAACTGAGCGCGGTGGCCACCAGGATCACCACGACGCCCTTGAGCAGTGGGACCGCGCGCGTCCCCCGGATCATGAGAAGCAGCCGGTACAGCACGAACGCGACAATCAGGATGTCGATGGCGTTCAGGACATTGAATTTGGACAGCACGTTCAACCACGCATTCATCGGCGCCACCCAGCTTGACGGACTGTGACCGTGTTCCTTCCCATTGTTTCTTACAATTGGACGGGCGTCAAGGCGTGCCTCCGGTACTAGTCCGTCAATGCAGCGGCAAACCCCGTCCCATGATGGCCGGGGTCAGGGTGGTCTCGACCCAGGCCGCCACCGCCAACAGGGTGAGGATGCCTGGAATGCGCACACACGCGCGCGCCAGCTCTCTGCGAAGTTTTGGCCGCGGACCCCCGCGCATTCCGGGCAGCACCGCCCGGATGCGGTCTGCTACGCCGTAGACCGCGACGTATCCCAGATACAATCCCCAACTGGCGGCCCACAGCAGGCCAGCCAACTCAAAGACTCCGTGGGGGAGCATCGAGTACACCAACACCCGCCACGCGGAAACACCCAGGTGTGAGGCACCCACCTGGACGACGTACCCGATCAACAACCCGTTAAACCACAGCACCAGAACGGGTATTACGCCGGCGAAGACGCCGGTGGCCAACAACAGGAGAGCCACGAGCGCATTGTTGATGAACACGGTCCACATGCCGATCCCCGAACCACCGCCGGTCCGCGAGGACTCGGCCAGCTGCTGGAGCTTTTCCAAGGTGGGCGCAAGGGCGTGCCCGAACTGGCCTGGGGAGGTGTAGCCGCTGATGAACCCGGCGGCGAGGACCGCGGCCGCCAAAGCCCATAACCACCAAAACAGACGGCGTTTCACCGGTTGCACGGACGTTCCATCTCCTCACCGTCTTGGCAGTTGTGCCAAGTTGTATAGGGCATGTACCGGCCGCATACACTGTGCTCAGACGTCCGGGCTGAGCCCGAAAAGGAGGGAAGCACATGCGGCAAGGAAGGCGCATGTTCGCGCTGACCGCGGTGATCGCCCTGTTCATGTGGGTACTGTACGCCGTATCCGGGCAGACCCCGGCGTTTGCGGCGGAAAAGCCCCAAGCTGTGTACAAGGTGGACACCGATAAGAAAGTGGTCGCGTTGACGTTCGACATCTCCTGGGGAAACAAGGTCCCCGAACCGGTACTGGATGTGTTGGAGCGAGAGAAAGTCACCAAGGCGACGTTCTTCCTGAGTGGGCCCTGGACGCTCCGGCACCCCGAGATCGCCAAGCGGATCCACCGGATGGGATTCGAGATCGGCAATCACGGCCACCTGCACAAGGATTTCTCCAATTATCCAAACTCCTGGATCGTTCAACAGGTGGGACTGTCGGAGAAAGCCATCCAACAGGTCACCGGCGTGAAGACGAAGTTGATCAGGACGCCCAACGGAGACATCAATCCCCGCGTCATCCAGTGTCTGAATGACCTGGGGTACACGGTGATCCAGTGGAACACCGATTCCCTCGACTGGAAGAACCCCGGCGTCCAGGCCATCCGAGACCGGGTCCTGAAACGAGTCGTCCCGGGAGACATCATCCTCATGCACGCCAGTGACTCGTCCAAGCAGATCGTCGAGGCGCTGCCCCAGATCATTGCCGGCCTGCGGGCTCAGGGATACCAGTTTGTGACGGTCTCCGAGCTGCTGGCGATGGCGGATGTCAAATCGAGCGTCCAGTGACGGTACGGCCCGAATGCCTCCCGGCTCCCGGGCTTCGGGGGGCTTCCGCCCCATCCTTGTTCGACATGGCGGATGGGTCGCGGCCACCGCTCTCGCTTCGGCCACCGGTTCAGGAAGTCCCATCGCGCCCTGTCTCCATCGGTTCCGCCATGACGGATGAACCCGCCC includes the following:
- a CDS encoding YbbR-like domain-containing protein, encoding MDRFLNSNAFLRVIALVMACVLWLSVNAPGNSGGVAGGPVVKSFPYPVRVQVSPDMTVTSIDNPTVMVEIATDAVNVSSLTAQMLGVSVVADARGLSAGRHELRLAATGMPPVRYSINPPVVTVNLDHKVVSVVDVQVTTTGKPAAGYEAGPATADLQAAQVSGAQSAVAQVDHLEAAVPIDGAKAAVTRTVELKPVTAAGAPVAGVEVNPPTGTVTVQIRPKSVTAHLVPEIRGSPADGYAVAGVRLNPADVRLRLGEDAAIGIDTVQVPVDVSGLTRTKTWTVHIPLPAGASSADPSEVTVTVEVDKGAQRTFHGLPMTVTNVPAGLRASAVTPATVDLTVTGPATVVDRMADSSLHAYVDASGLAAGTHTLTPKAEVPEWVRVSDWAPSAVQLQLQPVRP
- the pdaB gene encoding polysaccharide deacetylase family sporulation protein PdaB, which translates into the protein MWVLYAVSGQTPAFAAEKPQAVYKVDTDKKVVALTFDISWGNKVPEPVLDVLEREKVTKATFFLSGPWTLRHPEIAKRIHRMGFEIGNHGHLHKDFSNYPNSWIVQQVGLSEKAIQQVTGVKTKLIRTPNGDINPRVIQCLNDLGYTVIQWNTDSLDWKNPGVQAIRDRVLKRVVPGDIILMHASDSSKQIVEALPQIIAGLRAQGYQFVTVSELLAMADVKSSVQ
- a CDS encoding stage II sporulation protein M, yielding MQPVKRRLFWWLWALAAAVLAAGFISGYTSPGQFGHALAPTLEKLQQLAESSRTGGGSGIGMWTVFINNALVALLLLATGVFAGVIPVLVLWFNGLLIGYVVQVGASHLGVSAWRVLVYSMLPHGVFELAGLLWAASWGLYLGYVAVYGVADRIRAVLPGMRGGPRPKLRRELARACVRIPGILTLLAVAAWVETTLTPAIMGRGLPLH
- the cdaA gene encoding diadenylate cyclase CdaA, which translates into the protein MNAWLNVLSKFNVLNAIDILIVAFVLYRLLLMIRGTRAVPLLKGVVVILVATALSSALHLEALNWLLNKIITIGVVAIPIVFQPELRRALDQLGRGGFFSISLTADRADAQQQTIAEVVKATQVLSKTKIGALLVIERKTGLSEYAETGTQIEGLVSSELLINTFIPNTPLHDGAVVIRGNRIVSAGCFLPLTDNRDLNRELGTRHRAAIGVTEQTDAIAVVVSEETGKVSLAVDGVLTRGLQEADLHELLASLLLPKRSSRLHFLHRKAES